The Saccharopolyspora gregorii genomic interval TCGCCTGCCAGCTGTCCCCGCCGTCCTCGGTGCGGTAGACGCCGCCCGCCGACATCGCCACCACCACCCGGTCCGGGTCGTGCGGGTTCGCGAGCACGGTGTGCACCGCCTGCCCGCCGAACCCGGGCTCCCAGCGCTCCCGGTGCGGGTGGTCCCACAGCCCGCGGACCAGCTGGAACGTCCGCCCGCGGTCTTCGGATCGGAACAGCGCGGACGGCTCACCGCCCGCGTGCACGACCTCCGGGTGGTCGGCGGGACCCGGCGCGAGCTGCCACACCCGTTCCAGCGCGACCCCGGTGTCGGCGGGGAACGCGATCGGCGCCACCTCCGGTTCCTGCCAGGTGGCGCCGAGGTCGTCGCTGGTGACCACGCTCGGCCCGAAGTGCGTGCTGGAGGCGCCGACGAGCAGCCGGGGCGCACCGCGGGTGTCGGCGGCGACGGCGTAGATCTCCGCCATCGGCAGGTGCGGCCCGGTGACTTCCCAGTCCCCGCGGTGGCGGTGCGCCAGCCACAATCCCTTGCGGGTGCCGATCAGCAGCAGCACTCGGTTCGACATCTTCGCCCCTTGACGTGGTCCACGTCACTGGAAGCTACGCCGGGGCACCGACAGCCCGCCCGGGCCGAAAGCAAGGCGCCCCCTCGATCTCGCCGGGTCGAGGGGGCGCCGAGCAGGGGGTTCGGTCAGGCGAGCGGGACCATCCAGCCGTGCCGGTCGGGCGCGGTGCCCTGCTGGATGGCGGTGAGCCGCTCGCGCAGCTTCATCGTCACCGCACCGGCCTTGCCGTCGGCGACGGTGAACTCGCCGTCCTGGTGCTTCACGTGCCCGACGGGGGTGATCACCGCGGCGGTGCCGCAGGCGAACACCTCGGTGAGCTCACCGGAGCGGGCGCGCTTCTCCCACTCGTCGGTGGTGATCCGCCGCTCCTCGACGGCCAGGCCCAGGTCGGCTCCGAGCTCCAGCACCGAGGAGCGGGTGACGCCGGGCAGCAGGCTGCCGGACAGCTCCGGGGTGACCAGCCGGGCGTCCGCGCCGGAGCCGAAGACGAAGAACAGGTTCATCCCGCCCATCTCCTCGACCGCCCGCCGCTCCACCGCGTCCAGCCACACCACCTGGTCGCAGCCGTTCTCCACGGCCTGCGCCTGCGCGGCGAACGAGGCCGCGTAGTTGCCCGCGAACTTCGCCGCCCCGGTGCCGCCGGGCGCGGCCCGCACGTACTCGTGGCCCAGCCACACCGTGACCGGCTTGACGCCACCGGAGAAGTAGGAGCCGGCGGGCGAGGCGAGCACCAGGTACAGGTACTCGCTGGCCGGGCGGTTCACGCCGAGGCTGACCTCGGTGGAGATCATGAACGGCCGCAGGTACAGCGAGCTCTCCCCCGCTTCCGGCACCCAGGCGCGGTCGACGTCGACGAGCTCGCGCAGCGAGTCCAGGAACACCTGCTCCGGCAGCTCCGGCATCGCGATGCGCTGCGCCGAGCGCTGGAACCGGCGCGCGTTCTGCTCCGGGCGGAACGCGGAGATCGCGCCGTCGGGCTGCCGGTAGGCCTTCAGCCCCTCGAAGATCGCCTGCGCGTAGTGCAGCACCGTCGTCGCCGGATCGAGCTCCAACGGGTGGTAGGCCTCGACCTTCGCGTCGTACCAGCCGCGCTCGGTGGAGTACCGCACCGTCGCCATGTGGTCGGTGAAGAACTTCCCGAACCCGGGGTTCGCCAGTACGTCCGCGCGGTGCGCCTCGGTGGCGGGATGCGAACTGGGAATCCGGGAGAACGAGAGTTCTGTCATGCCCGTACCGTATCGCGCGCCTCGGAACAGTGGAAACCGGTGTGGCATCGGTCGGTCCTCCTAGTGTCGGAGGCTGCCCGAACCCGTCCCGGGCGGTCTTCCCGGAGACGTACCGGTGATCCGTTCGGACCTCTATGATGAGGCCATGGGTGACCAGGAGAACCTGCCGGTGACGGGACCGACGACGGTCCAGCAGGACACGCTCGCGGCCGCGCTCGGCCTGCTGCTGCCGCTGGGCGGCGGGCTGCTCGTGCTGTGGGGGTACGCCTGGCTGGGCTGGTTCGGCGCGATCGTCGGCGGCGCGGGCGTCGCCTGGTGGGGCTTCTGGTGGTACGGCAAGCACAAGACGCTGTTCCCGAAGGACCTGCGCGGTGGCCAGGTCGGCGGGTTGGCGGCGCTCACCGCCGTGTTCGGCCTGTTCTTCTTCCTCGCGCTGGCCTGATCGGCGGGTTCAGCGCACCAGCTCGGCGGGCAGCGAGGGCAGCGCCCACCCGGGATCGGGCCGGGCGTCGCAGTGGCTGCCGTCGAACGGGAACAGCTCCCGTTCGGCGAGGTTTGCCATCCGCTCCCCCTCCGCGCGCAGCCGGTCGAGCCGCCGCTGGTCGATGCGGCCGGCGGCCAGCGCGGAGGCGAGCTCGTCCTCGTCCTTCCACGACCACTTCCCGCCGGGGAACACCTCCAGGTCGAGCACCCCGTCCACCCGGTTGACGCCGGTGGCGTCCCGCCCCAGCGGCACCTCCAGGTTCACGTACCAGTTGCGGAAGCTGCCGTCGGCTTCGAAGAACCACCACACCGAGGACCACTGCTCGGCGAACACCAACCGCAGCGTGGCCGTCGTGCGCCACACCGACAGCGCGGGGACCCGGATGCCGGAGAACCGCTCGTGCAGCGGCAGCTCCCGCGGGGTGCGCCCGTCCGGCGAGGTGGTGATGCGGATCGGCGTTCCCGGCAGCACCCAGCACAGCAACCGGTCCGGCCGATCGTCGAGCACCCGCGCCGGGTGCACGGTGCCGAGCGAACCGTCGAGGCGCCAGAAGCGGTAGAGGATGTCCGAGCCGGGCTCCCACCGGTCCGCGGGGTCCGGCCGAGCACCACGTTCGGGACCGCGTTCGAGCATGCCGACCTCAACTCCAGCGCCGAGAGACCAGGCCCGCCAGCAGCGGACCCGCGATGACCACCACGAGAGTTCCGAGCATCGCATGGACGGGCATGCTCATGGCCAGGATCACGGCCAATCCCATCCCCAGGCACGCGGACCGCATCCGCCACACCTGGTCGTCCGCGAGCAGCACCCGCGCGGCGGCGTTGGCCAGCGCGTGGTGCACCAGCAGGCAGCAGGAGGCGAAGGCCATCGCGGCGACCGGCTGCACCAGCAGCGCCACCACCGCGGCGGCGACGCCCGCGCACAGGTCCAGCAGGTACGGGGTGCCCGCGCGGCTCGTCCGGCCGAGCACCGCGGGCAGGTCCTGGTCGCGCTGGACGGCGAGCGCCGTGGAGCGCAGCGATTCGAGGATCCCCAGCAGCACCGGGAACAGCGCCAACCCCACCGCGGTGCCGACCAGCGGCCGCAACCCGCCGCCCGCGGCCGCGTCCATCGCGTCGAGCACCGGCTGCCCGGACAGCGCGAGCCGGGCCGGGCCGAGCTGGTGCAGCAGCGCCGCCGACAGCAGCAGCACCGCCGCGCCGGTCACCACCAGCGCGGCGATCACGGCCCACTTCACGACCTTGCCGCGGTAGCGGTCCTGCTCGTGGGCCGGGGCGGTGAGCCGCTCGAAGCCGAGGAAGCCGAAGAACAGCACCCCGGCCGCGCCGGTGATGCCGATGGCCCCGTCGCCCCGCGGCGGACCGACCGGCAGGCCCGCGGGCGGTTCGATCGCGAAGCACACCGCCACGACCAGCCCCACCACGACCAGCGCGAGCAGCAGCCACACCCAGGCCGCGGCGCCGCGGATGCGCAGCCCCGCGGTGGCGGCCAGCACGACGAACAGCACGATCGCCGCGGCGATCGCGGGCGGCGCGGCGGGCATCGCGTGCTGGACGATGACCTCCGCGACCGCGGCCAGGGCGGCGACCTGCCCGGCGAGCGCGGTGGCGGC includes:
- a CDS encoding APC family permease produces the protein MGQQVAEQQAATGAGPAAGGPRRSLGSALPLALGGMLGAGLFVGIAPATLAAGRLVPLAIPLVLVAVACCALASAHQSASYRGPGAGYACIRARLGVLPARFGAATALAGQVAALAAVAEVIVQHAMPAAPPAIAAAIVLFVVLAATAGLRIRGAAAWVWLLLALVVVGLVVAVCFAIEPPAGLPVGPPRGDGAIGITGAAGVLFFGFLGFERLTAPAHEQDRYRGKVVKWAVIAALVVTGAAVLLLSAALLHQLGPARLALSGQPVLDAMDAAAGGGLRPLVGTAVGLALFPVLLGILESLRSTALAVQRDQDLPAVLGRTSRAGTPYLLDLCAGVAAAVVALLVQPVAAMAFASCCLLVHHALANAAARVLLADDQVWRMRSACLGMGLAVILAMSMPVHAMLGTLVVVIAGPLLAGLVSRRWS
- a CDS encoding DUF402 domain-containing protein — protein: MLERGPERGARPDPADRWEPGSDILYRFWRLDGSLGTVHPARVLDDRPDRLLCWVLPGTPIRITTSPDGRTPRELPLHERFSGIRVPALSVWRTTATLRLVFAEQWSSVWWFFEADGSFRNWYVNLEVPLGRDATGVNRVDGVLDLEVFPGGKWSWKDEDELASALAAGRIDQRRLDRLRAEGERMANLAERELFPFDGSHCDARPDPGWALPSLPAELVR
- a CDS encoding branched-chain amino acid aminotransferase, which translates into the protein MTELSFSRIPSSHPATEAHRADVLANPGFGKFFTDHMATVRYSTERGWYDAKVEAYHPLELDPATTVLHYAQAIFEGLKAYRQPDGAISAFRPEQNARRFQRSAQRIAMPELPEQVFLDSLRELVDVDRAWVPEAGESSLYLRPFMISTEVSLGVNRPASEYLYLVLASPAGSYFSGGVKPVTVWLGHEYVRAAPGGTGAAKFAGNYAASFAAQAQAVENGCDQVVWLDAVERRAVEEMGGMNLFFVFGSGADARLVTPELSGSLLPGVTRSSVLELGADLGLAVEERRITTDEWEKRARSGELTEVFACGTAAVITPVGHVKHQDGEFTVADGKAGAVTMKLRERLTAIQQGTAPDRHGWMVPLA
- a CDS encoding WD40/YVTN/BNR-like repeat-containing protein, with product MSNRVLLLIGTRKGLWLAHRHRGDWEVTGPHLPMAEIYAVAADTRGAPRLLVGASSTHFGPSVVTSDDLGATWQEPEVAPIAFPADTGVALERVWQLAPGPADHPEVVHAGGEPSALFRSEDRGRTFQLVRGLWDHPHRERWEPGFGGQAVHTVLANPHDPDRVVVAMSAGGVYRTEDGGDSWQASNRGIKAYFLPDEYPEFGQCVHKIAQHPAEPERFFLQNHHGVYRSDDGAASWRSIADGLPSDFGFPIVTHPHRPDVVFGFPLTADATRYPPGGRCRVYRSEDAGETWTGLSEGLPDRFWSAVMRDALCTDDADPAGVYFGSRSGEVYAGSDDGDRWERIAAHLPDVLSLRAMSW